A segment of the Acidimicrobiales bacterium genome:
CGGCTCCCGGCCACCAACCACCATCCCAACTCGGGATCGTTCCGGTGCAGTGGCGACAACGGCGTCGACCTCCGGAGGAAGGAAGGGCGAATGCAGCTGGTCACTGCGGTGATCAAGCCGTTCAAGCTCGATGACGTGAAGGACGCCCTGAAGGACTCGGGCATCCACGGGATCACGGCCACCGAGGTGAAGGGCTTCGGCCGCCAGGGCGGCAAGACGGAGACCTATCGGGGAGCGGAGTACACGGTCGACTTCCTCCCGAAGGTGAAGATCGAGGTCCTCGTCGACGACGGGGCCGTGGATGCGGTGATCGACACCATCGCCGCCGCGGCCAGGACCGGGAAGATCGGCGACGGGAAGATCTGGGTCACGCCCGTCGGCACCGCCGTGCGGATCCGCACGGGCGAGCAGGGGAGCGACGCGCTGTGAGGGCGCGAGCGACCGGCGCGAGCAGCGTACCGACGACGAGGAGGGATCGAGCGGCGATGT
Coding sequences within it:
- a CDS encoding P-II family nitrogen regulator produces the protein MQLVTAVIKPFKLDDVKDALKDSGIHGITATEVKGFGRQGGKTETYRGAEYTVDFLPKVKIEVLVDDGAVDAVIDTIAAAARTGKIGDGKIWVTPVGTAVRIRTGEQGSDAL